The region GTCGATCGTGGGCCTCGGGCCGGTCGACTGGATCGGCGAATACGGGTTCCAGATGGTGATGGTCGTCCTGATCTGGCAGTGGACGCCGTTCATGATGTTGTTGATCCTCGCCGGCCTCCAGTCGATGCCTCGCGACATCCTGGAGGCCGGTCGAGTCGACGGTGCGGGCGCGTTCCAACTCTTCCGCGAGTTGACGCTGCCCCACCTTCGGCGCTTCATCGAACTGGGTGTCGTGCTCGGCGCGATCTATCTGGTCAACACCTTCGACACCATCTACATGCTGACGCAGGGCGGTCCGGGTATCGCGAGCGCGAACCTGCCGTTCTACATCTACCAGCGCGCATTCCTCGGCTTCGACATGGGCCAGGCGGCGGCGATGGGCGTCGTGGTGGTGATCTTCACGATGATCATCGCGAGCTTCGCGCTCCGATTGATATTCAAGTCGTTCAGCGGCAAGGAAGAGGCGGCGTAGTCATGACGACCACAGTTGAGAAATCCACGGAGACAACGGCGGCCGCCACGGCCTCGAAGAAGAAGAGCCGCAAGTTCAGCCCGTGGGGCATCGTGGCCTGGCTGGTGGGCCTTGGGTTCTTCTTCCCGGTGTTCTGGATGGTCCTGACGGCCTTCAAGCAAGAGGGTGACGCGGCCACCAGTCCGCCGAAGCTGTTCTTCACCCCGACGCTGGATCAGTTCAAGGCGGTGTTCGAGCAGGGCATTGGGACCCCACTGCTCAACTCCATCTTCGCCACCGTTGTTTCGACGGTCCTCGTGCTGGCACTGGGGACTCCGGCCGCGTTCGCATTGTCGCTGCGGCCGGTCCGCAAGACACAGGACGCACTGTTCTTCTTCATGAGCACCAAGATGCTGCCGATCGTGGCGGCGATCCTGCCGCTGTATGTGATCGTGTCGAACATCGGTCTGCTGGACAATATTTGGGCGCTGGTCATCTTGTACACCTCGATGAATCTGCCGATAGCAGTCTGGATGATGCGGTCGTTTTTCCTCGAGGTGCCCGGCGAACTACTCGAAGCAGCGAGCCTGGACGGTGCGAGTTTGTGGCGTTCGGTGCGTGAGGTCATCCTCCCGCTGGTTTCTCCCGGCATCGCGGCCACCGCGTTGATCTGCGTGATATTCGCGTGGAACGAGTTCTTCTTCGCGGTGAACCTCACTGCGGTGAACGCTCAGACCATGCCGGTGTACCTCGTCGGCTTCATCGCCGGTGAGGGTCAGTACTGGGCCGTCCTCTCGGCGGCCGCAACCATGGCCGCTCTGCCCGTGATCCTGTGCGGGTGGTTCGCGCAAAACAAGCTGGTGCGCGGACTTTCGTTCGGCGCGATCAAGTAGAAGGAAGACCGATGGCTGCAATCACGTACAAGAACGCTTCGTGCATCTACGAGGGTTCGGACAAGCTCGCGGTTGACTCGCTCAACCTCGACATCCAAGACGGCGAGTTCGTCGTCCTGGTCGGCCCTTCGGGTTCCGGTAAGAGCACCGCGCTGCGCATGCTTGCCGGCCTCGAGGACATCGACGAAGGCTCCATCGAGATCGGCGGCAAGGACATGACCGGTGTGCCGTCGAAGGACCGCGACATCGCGATGGTGTTCCAGAATTACGCGCTGTACCCGAACAAGACCGTCGCCGAGAACATGGGTTTCGCGCTGAAGTTGCGCGGCGTGTCCGCCGACGAGCGGCGCAAGAAGGTCGAGGAGGCGGCGAAGATCCTGGATCTCACCGAGTTCCTGGACCGCAAGCCCGCCAAGCTGTCCGGCGGTCAGCGCCAGCGCGTGGCGATGGGCCGCGCGATCGTCCGTGAGCCACAGGTGTTCTGCATGGACGAGCCGCTGAGCAACCTCGACGCGAAACTGCGCGTGCAGACCCGCACCCAGATCGCCGCGTTGCAACGGCGTCTCGGCACCACCACCGTCTACGTCACGCACGATCAGGTCGAGGCGATGACGATGGGCGACAGGGTCGCGGTCCTTCGGTTCGGCAAGCTGCAGCAGTTCGCCTCGCCCAACGAGTTGTACGACCGGCCCGCCAATGCGTTCGTCGCCGGGTTCATCGGATCCCCCGCGATGAACCTGGTGAAGCTGCCGGTGACCGCCGACGGCGTCAAGATCGGCGACTCGACGCTGGAACTCGAACGCGAGCACATGACCAAGCTGAGCGATGCCGGCCTGACCGA is a window of Mycobacterium sp. 3519A DNA encoding:
- a CDS encoding carbohydrate ABC transporter permease, which produces MTTTVEKSTETTAAATASKKKSRKFSPWGIVAWLVGLGFFFPVFWMVLTAFKQEGDAATSPPKLFFTPTLDQFKAVFEQGIGTPLLNSIFATVVSTVLVLALGTPAAFALSLRPVRKTQDALFFFMSTKMLPIVAAILPLYVIVSNIGLLDNIWALVILYTSMNLPIAVWMMRSFFLEVPGELLEAASLDGASLWRSVREVILPLVSPGIAATALICVIFAWNEFFFAVNLTAVNAQTMPVYLVGFIAGEGQYWAVLSAAATMAALPVILCGWFAQNKLVRGLSFGAIK
- a CDS encoding ABC transporter ATP-binding protein yields the protein MAAITYKNASCIYEGSDKLAVDSLNLDIQDGEFVVLVGPSGSGKSTALRMLAGLEDIDEGSIEIGGKDMTGVPSKDRDIAMVFQNYALYPNKTVAENMGFALKLRGVSADERRKKVEEAAKILDLTEFLDRKPAKLSGGQRQRVAMGRAIVREPQVFCMDEPLSNLDAKLRVQTRTQIAALQRRLGTTTVYVTHDQVEAMTMGDRVAVLRFGKLQQFASPNELYDRPANAFVAGFIGSPAMNLVKLPVTADGVKIGDSTLELEREHMTKLSDAGLTEVMFGIRPEQLELTDSGGVEVVVDLVEDLGSEAYVYTHAGSGVELVARCNPRTAPRLADTVRLRRHPEGAVHLFHPDTGERIN